In Paenibacillus hexagrammi, the following are encoded in one genomic region:
- a CDS encoding sensor histidine kinase, whose protein sequence is MITKEMDVLRCEIIDNGDGMDLDGESEKIPNVTSKRQMFTGIGIRNVHDRLVLLYGEGYGVNISSSIGQGTKVTLTLPWATQSQDESAS, encoded by the coding sequence ATGATTACCAAAGAAATGGATGTGCTTCGCTGTGAAATCATCGATAATGGCGACGGCATGGATCTGGATGGGGAAAGCGAGAAGATCCCGAATGTGACAAGCAAAAGGCAGATGTTTACGGGCATCGGTATCCGAAATGTTCATGACCGCCTCGTGCTGCTGTACGGTGAGGGGTATGGGGTCAATATCTCCAGTTCAATCGGTCAAGGAACCAAAGTGACTCTGACTTTGCCATGGGCAACGCAATCACAAGATGAAAGCGCTAGCTAA
- a CDS encoding cache domain-containing sensor histidine kinase, producing MGAWTRRFTEQSLFNKMFMVTVLSILSVTVLTTWVTVQMSQKLFVQTFSITNSKIIEQIKNGLESFHYANVNIAINVAQSGAIKSFLTEPDADSLSNYKSYYSMVDQMKRIQSGNGTKNIGIAVLGANNRSYISDRTYWYSPMEELLHSSFTQNAWKQPGKIGYSLIGEDMGDTTEPRILAAKALNAPGEKEIYGTLYMMIKESDFRNVYASFTSAGNDVMIVDTTGTIVSSNRSELIGTKSVPLLESAEHITQQGLANQELKMFGKDVIALADYLPMFDFYIVNVIDKESTLGHMLNRKAIFLIVAAIAATALLLVYIFTRRVTKSMRTLVKKMSNVTKKNFHNYMAVGGSYETRELSNAFNYMLDELNDYLKRLVETQNEQRRAELAALQQQINPHFLYNTLASVNILVQRGSKEKATETIHALISLLQNTISNVKETISVKEELVNLKHYVFINQIRYGDGIKVDYFVPPDCMAAQVPKLILQPFMENAFFMLSTKRIAAISMS from the coding sequence ATGGGAGCATGGACAAGAAGGTTTACTGAGCAAAGTCTGTTTAACAAGATGTTTATGGTCACTGTGCTGAGCATTCTATCCGTCACCGTACTCACCACCTGGGTCACTGTACAGATGTCGCAAAAGCTATTCGTGCAGACGTTCAGCATCACCAACTCCAAAATTATAGAGCAAATCAAAAACGGACTGGAATCCTTCCATTACGCCAATGTCAATATCGCGATCAATGTTGCGCAAAGCGGCGCGATCAAAAGCTTTCTTACCGAGCCGGATGCGGACTCGCTGTCTAATTACAAATCTTATTACAGCATGGTCGATCAGATGAAACGAATTCAATCCGGCAACGGAACCAAGAATATCGGCATAGCTGTGCTTGGCGCTAATAATAGGAGCTACATCAGTGATCGTACTTATTGGTACAGTCCCATGGAGGAGCTTCTGCACAGCTCGTTTACGCAAAATGCTTGGAAGCAGCCGGGCAAAATTGGATACAGTTTGATCGGTGAGGACATGGGGGATACCACGGAGCCGCGGATTCTTGCAGCGAAAGCGCTCAACGCACCAGGAGAAAAAGAGATCTACGGGACCTTGTACATGATGATCAAAGAAAGTGACTTCAGGAATGTATACGCCAGCTTTACCAGTGCCGGTAACGATGTGATGATTGTGGATACAACCGGTACCATTGTGTCCAGCAACCGAAGTGAGCTGATTGGTACGAAGTCTGTCCCGCTGCTGGAGAGCGCCGAACATATCACACAGCAAGGCTTGGCTAACCAAGAGTTGAAGATGTTCGGTAAGGATGTAATCGCCCTCGCCGATTATCTTCCCATGTTCGATTTTTATATTGTCAATGTCATCGATAAGGAATCCACGCTGGGCCACATGCTGAATAGAAAGGCTATATTTCTTATTGTGGCAGCCATTGCTGCAACCGCTTTGCTGTTGGTGTATATCTTTACTCGAAGAGTTACAAAATCCATGCGTACACTTGTAAAGAAAATGTCCAATGTGACGAAGAAAAATTTTCATAATTATATGGCAGTCGGCGGGTCCTATGAAACTAGGGAGCTGAGTAATGCTTTCAACTATATGCTCGATGAATTGAACGACTATTTGAAACGATTGGTTGAAACCCAGAACGAACAGCGGAGGGCGGAGCTAGCCGCACTGCAGCAGCAGATTAATCCGCATTTTCTCTACAATACGTTGGCATCTGTTAATATATTGGTTCAGCGGGGAAGTAAGGAGAAGGCGACGGAAACGATCCATGCACTGATTTCGCTGCTGCAGAACACCATTAGCAATGTGAAAGAAACCATTTCAGTAAAAGAAGAACTCGTAAATTTGAAGCACTATGTGTTCATTAACCAGATCCGTTATGGCGATGGCATTAAGGTAGATTATTTTGTGCCGCCGGACTGCATGGCTGCTCAAGTACCTAAGCTGATTCTGCAGCCGTTTATGGAGAATGCTTTTTTCATGCTTTCAACCAAAAGAATAGCGGCTATATCTATGTCATGA
- a CDS encoding ABC transporter substrate-binding protein has protein sequence MKKKISAVLLASLILATGCSSKAPDTTASPTTATGGDKTETKAETKEVTVWAWDKNFNIAAMKLAQEAYAKDHPDVKINIVEYAQDDIIQKLNTGLNSGTTTGLPNVVLIEDYRAQSFLKAYPDSFQDLSSSIKASDFADYKIGPTSLNGKQYGVPFDSGVAGLYVRTDYLEQAGYKVDDMKNIDWQKFIEIGKAVKAKTGKDMLTQDPNDLGLIRMMIQSAGSWYLKSDGATPDLKDNAALKDAFQTYKELMNANIVKITSDWNAFVAGFNSGDVATVPTGNWITPSVKAKADQAGKWAVVPFPKLKNTSSSVNASNLGGSSWYVLNNPGKEAAADFLAKTLGSDVNLYQKLVTDIGVIGTLKAAASGDAYSKADDYFGGQKVISDFANWTTQIPKVNYGMHTYAIEDILKVEMQNYLKGTELDKVLNDAQSQAEAQVK, from the coding sequence ATGAAGAAAAAAATTTCAGCAGTATTACTTGCGAGCTTAATTCTAGCAACGGGCTGTTCCAGCAAGGCGCCTGACACAACGGCTAGTCCTACAACCGCTACCGGAGGAGACAAAACGGAGACCAAAGCGGAGACGAAAGAAGTGACTGTATGGGCATGGGACAAAAACTTTAACATCGCTGCGATGAAGCTTGCGCAGGAGGCGTATGCCAAGGACCATCCTGATGTAAAGATTAACATTGTGGAGTACGCACAAGACGATATTATTCAGAAGCTGAACACAGGCCTTAACTCCGGCACGACTACCGGTCTGCCGAATGTGGTGCTGATCGAAGATTACCGAGCACAAAGTTTCCTGAAAGCGTACCCGGATTCTTTCCAGGATCTGTCTTCCAGCATCAAGGCATCTGACTTTGCTGATTATAAGATCGGACCAACGAGCCTGAACGGCAAGCAGTACGGAGTTCCGTTCGATTCCGGTGTTGCGGGATTATATGTGCGCACCGATTATTTGGAGCAGGCTGGCTATAAAGTCGATGATATGAAAAATATAGATTGGCAGAAGTTTATCGAGATCGGTAAAGCCGTCAAAGCAAAAACCGGCAAAGATATGCTGACACAGGATCCTAACGACTTGGGATTAATCCGTATGATGATTCAATCTGCCGGATCCTGGTATCTGAAAAGCGATGGCGCGACACCGGATCTCAAGGACAACGCTGCATTGAAAGATGCTTTCCAAACCTATAAAGAATTGATGAATGCCAATATCGTGAAGATTACGTCCGATTGGAATGCCTTCGTAGCTGGATTTAACAGCGGTGATGTTGCTACGGTTCCGACCGGTAACTGGATTACTCCTTCCGTGAAGGCAAAAGCTGATCAAGCAGGCAAATGGGCCGTTGTTCCATTCCCTAAATTGAAAAACACTTCGAGCTCCGTCAATGCATCTAACCTTGGAGGAAGCTCCTGGTATGTACTGAATAACCCTGGAAAGGAAGCCGCAGCAGATTTCCTGGCTAAGACGTTAGGCTCTGACGTTAATTTATATCAGAAGCTTGTTACCGATATCGGTGTCATTGGCACATTGAAAGCAGCGGCATCAGGCGATGCTTATTCGAAAGCGGATGATTATTTCGGCGGCCAAAAAGTGATTTCCGATTTCGCTAACTGGACGACACAAATCCCTAAAGTCAACTACGGCATGCATACGTATGCAATTGAAGATATTCTGAAGGTTGAAATGCAGAATTACCTCAAAGGTACAGAGCTTGATAAGGTGCTTAACGACGCACAATCTCAAGCTGAAGCTCAAGTTAAGTAA
- a CDS encoding carbohydrate ABC transporter permease: MNFTMHSRAKLTGWLFVSLAVILICVFYFYPMIQALLLSFKTGAGANLHFNGISNYKRLFSDKTLLTAVQNTFLYLIVQVPIMIILAMIISVLLNDSKLRFKSFFRTAIFLPCVTSLVAYSVVFKYLFGNDGLVNMLLTKLHLIAQPIQWISDPFWAKITIIIAITWRWTGYNMIFFLSSLQNIDYSIYEAARIDGASAVKQFISITVPMLKPIVLFTSITSTIGTLQLFDEVMNITKGGPGNATLSISQYIYNLSFKYTPDFGYAATVSYSVVAMIVVLSVLQIKLAGDK, from the coding sequence ATGAACTTCACGATGCATAGCCGTGCCAAACTTACAGGTTGGCTGTTTGTCAGTTTAGCTGTTATTTTGATTTGCGTGTTTTACTTTTATCCGATGATTCAAGCGCTGCTGCTCTCCTTCAAGACTGGTGCCGGTGCTAATCTACATTTTAATGGAATCAGCAATTACAAACGCCTTTTTAGCGATAAAACGTTACTCACAGCGGTGCAAAATACATTTCTATATCTCATTGTTCAGGTTCCCATTATGATTATTCTGGCGATGATTATTTCCGTACTGCTGAATGACAGCAAACTGAGGTTTAAAAGCTTTTTTCGAACTGCTATTTTTTTGCCGTGCGTGACATCGCTGGTTGCGTATTCGGTGGTATTCAAGTATTTGTTCGGCAACGATGGATTAGTAAACATGCTGCTGACAAAACTACATTTGATCGCTCAGCCCATTCAATGGATCTCAGATCCGTTCTGGGCAAAAATTACGATTATTATCGCCATAACATGGCGCTGGACCGGTTATAATATGATCTTTTTCCTGTCTTCTCTGCAGAATATCGATTATTCTATTTATGAAGCCGCCAGGATTGACGGTGCTTCAGCGGTGAAGCAATTTATCTCGATTACGGTACCTATGCTAAAGCCTATCGTGCTATTCACTTCTATTACATCTACGATCGGTACCCTTCAATTGTTTGATGAGGTGATGAATATCACGAAGGGGGGGCCAGGCAACGCAACCCTTTCGATTTCGCAATATATTTATAATCTTTCTTTCAAGTACACACCTGATTTCGGATACGCGGCAACGGTCTCCTACTCCGTAGTAGCCATGATTGTGGTGCTGTCCGTTCTTCAAATCAAATTGGCAGGTGATAAGTAA
- a CDS encoding response regulator transcription factor, which yields MEAYCKVLIVEDEMLVRQGIRFLLDWEKEGFRIVGEASNGKEALELVEQHQPNIILTDIVMPIMDGEELVRIVKGLHPEIEIIVLSSFGEFDYVRSTFQSGVADYMLKPKLDAASLLAVLKKTRERLPIEHHREWPDDRQHSLDYILDRLISGYSIDYEAAPFQSELPYSAYMLLVVESDDASAAAKRNEDWMEALLKAEVQRSNKPIAIRRLATLDGHIRFLLNMDASNCDEVVLLAKELLESAVNTSQSLCAAISRRFDRIGQLHEAYSGDILNMLNHRFFLPDRRLLLADHVSEPQTASATFDLEAYSNELNRQDFHPALHRLDSYVRSMPGRLDKDMFEFKSFLGHSMFNMIVALLHFHYEANALDQSKYEYLRSIHEAKHIGEVMPLLESFMNEVMSCVDRSKTGTSGIQKILHYIDEHISEPLTLTEVAKQFHFNPSYLSNYFAVHNREGFNEYVNRVRIEKACKLLKGSMELSISEISSLVGYSDHSYFTKVFRKQMGISPSHYRKI from the coding sequence ATGGAAGCTTATTGCAAAGTACTCATTGTCGAAGATGAAATGCTGGTTCGCCAAGGGATCAGGTTTCTCCTGGATTGGGAGAAAGAAGGTTTCCGCATCGTTGGAGAAGCTTCCAATGGTAAGGAAGCCTTGGAGCTGGTGGAGCAGCATCAACCGAATATCATTTTGACTGATATTGTTATGCCGATTATGGATGGGGAAGAGCTGGTACGGATTGTCAAGGGCTTGCATCCGGAGATCGAAATTATTGTCCTTAGCAGCTTTGGGGAATTCGACTATGTCCGGTCCACCTTTCAAAGCGGAGTCGCCGATTATATGCTCAAACCCAAATTGGATGCGGCTTCTCTCTTAGCTGTGCTGAAGAAGACGAGAGAGCGTTTACCTATAGAGCATCATCGTGAATGGCCTGACGATCGGCAGCATTCCTTGGACTATATACTGGACAGGCTGATCTCCGGATATTCGATCGATTATGAAGCTGCCCCATTCCAGTCAGAGCTGCCTTATTCGGCTTATATGCTGCTAGTGGTCGAATCGGATGACGCATCCGCAGCAGCCAAAAGAAATGAAGACTGGATGGAGGCCTTGCTGAAGGCAGAGGTTCAACGCTCGAACAAGCCCATCGCCATCCGCAGACTCGCGACTCTAGACGGACATATCCGATTCTTGCTGAATATGGATGCATCAAACTGCGATGAAGTGGTACTGCTCGCTAAGGAATTGCTTGAATCAGCAGTGAATACAAGCCAGTCTTTATGTGCTGCCATAAGCAGAAGATTTGATAGAATCGGGCAGCTTCACGAAGCGTATTCCGGTGACATATTGAACATGCTGAATCACCGTTTCTTTTTGCCGGACCGTCGCTTATTACTGGCCGATCATGTAAGCGAGCCGCAGACGGCTAGTGCCACCTTTGATCTGGAGGCATATAGCAATGAGCTGAACCGTCAGGATTTTCACCCCGCGCTCCATCGTTTGGATAGCTATGTGCGATCTATGCCGGGCAGACTAGACAAGGACATGTTCGAGTTCAAGTCCTTCCTGGGCCATAGCATGTTCAATATGATTGTGGCGCTGCTTCACTTTCATTATGAGGCGAATGCGCTTGATCAAAGCAAGTACGAGTATTTACGCTCGATTCACGAAGCGAAGCATATCGGAGAAGTCATGCCGCTTTTGGAATCGTTTATGAACGAGGTCATGAGTTGTGTCGATCGAAGCAAGACAGGCACTTCAGGCATTCAGAAAATTTTGCACTATATCGATGAGCACATTTCGGAGCCGTTAACTTTGACAGAAGTGGCGAAGCAGTTTCATTTTAATCCGTCCTATTTGTCCAATTATTTTGCGGTTCATAACAGAGAAGGCTTTAATGAATATGTGAACCGAGTACGCATAGAGAAGGCGTGCAAGCTTTTGAAAGGCAGCATGGAGCTCAGTATCTCTGAAATCAGCAGTCTCGTCGGGTATTCGGACCATAGCTACTTTACAAAAGTATTCCGCAAGCAAATGGGCATTTCGCCGAGTCACTACCGCAAAATATAA
- a CDS encoding TRAP transporter small permease → MKALKRIALFIDSFFENFAQVSLLVMILIVTVQVITRKLFNHVFFWSEEVTMVLLIWFSFMGIAVGFREKLHLAIDSFTVKLPPSVNKVIDKVVSVGCIAFGIYLVKYGWDFTILMKDSTLPATKLPNSVFYAVMPLTGIMVCIYSFLQLLGIHTNRHKGMEEGGH, encoded by the coding sequence ATGAAAGCTTTAAAAAGGATTGCTTTATTTATCGACAGCTTTTTTGAGAATTTTGCCCAGGTATCACTATTGGTTATGATTCTGATCGTAACGGTCCAGGTAATCACTCGAAAACTATTCAATCATGTGTTCTTCTGGTCGGAAGAAGTGACCATGGTACTGCTAATCTGGTTCTCCTTCATGGGAATTGCAGTTGGATTTCGGGAGAAGCTTCATCTGGCCATTGATTCCTTTACGGTCAAGCTGCCTCCATCTGTTAACAAGGTGATTGATAAGGTAGTGAGTGTCGGATGCATCGCGTTTGGCATCTATTTGGTCAAATACGGCTGGGATTTTACCATCCTAATGAAAGATTCCACGTTACCGGCAACCAAGCTTCCCAACAGTGTATTTTATGCAGTCATGCCTCTAACTGGAATTATGGTCTGCATCTATTCGTTCCTACAACTGCTGGGTATTCACACGAATCGTCATAAAGGAATGGAGGAAGGAGGTCACTAG
- a CDS encoding carbohydrate ABC transporter permease: protein MEKLKRIIMYVFLAAAAIVCVFPFFWMIISSTNLSVEVTAGRMLPGAHFMENFRKLTASINLVPALWNSLKISLSVTILALVIASLAGYAFEIYRSKAKEVVFNLLLLSMMIPFAALMVPLYQMFSRFSRTMPFMGINTTVAVVLPTFTTAFLIFFFRQSTKMFPKELLEAGRMDGLTELGLFFRLYMPTMKTTYSAAAIITFMSSWNNYLWPLIVLQSPEKRTIPLLISNLGSSYSPDFGVIMTAIVISTLPTALVFFLMQKQFVAGMVGSVK, encoded by the coding sequence ATGGAGAAGCTGAAACGGATCATCATGTATGTGTTTCTTGCCGCTGCCGCGATCGTATGTGTCTTTCCATTTTTCTGGATGATTATTAGTTCTACCAATCTTTCCGTAGAAGTCACGGCAGGGCGCATGCTGCCCGGGGCCCATTTTATGGAAAACTTCCGAAAGCTGACCGCTTCCATCAATCTCGTGCCTGCATTGTGGAATTCGTTAAAAATTTCGCTGTCTGTTACAATCTTGGCATTGGTCATTGCGTCGCTTGCCGGCTACGCCTTCGAAATATACAGGAGCAAAGCGAAAGAGGTAGTCTTCAATCTGCTGCTGTTATCAATGATGATTCCGTTCGCGGCATTGATGGTTCCGCTTTATCAAATGTTCTCAAGATTTTCCCGTACCATGCCGTTCATGGGAATAAATACGACCGTAGCGGTTGTTCTCCCTACCTTCACTACCGCGTTTCTCATTTTCTTCTTTCGTCAAAGCACGAAGATGTTTCCAAAGGAGCTGCTGGAAGCCGGTCGAATGGACGGATTAACGGAGTTGGGGTTATTCTTCCGGCTTTATATGCCAACCATGAAAACAACGTATTCCGCTGCTGCCATCATTACCTTTATGTCCAGCTGGAATAACTACTTATGGCCTTTAATCGTCCTGCAATCGCCGGAGAAGCGGACCATTCCGCTCTTGATTTCTAACCTGGGCTCCAGTTATTCTCCGGATTTTGGAGTTATTATGACTGCGATTGTCATTTCTACCCTTCCAACCGCGCTTGTATTCTTCCTTATGCAAAAGCAATTTGTTGCGGGCATGGTCGGCTCGGTTAAATAA
- a CDS encoding TRAP transporter large permease: MDSTMIAIIILAVSFLIMLVLRFPVALSLAGSTILTLIYLEVPLEVIGQRMIQGVNSYALLTIPFFILAGQIMGEGGLALRLVNFALLIVGRIRGGLAMVNCVACLFFGNISGSAAADVSSIGSIMIPMMEKKGYSKEFSVGLTTSAAIQGVVVPPSHNLILYSLAAGGTSISALFLAGVIPGIILCVALMVASYFMAIKKGFTQTQKVDRKDIPKILFDGILSIMPAFIILGGIFSGWFTASESGAIACLYAFIITFFYYKEIPLSRMWVIFKRTLRTVSMVLFLIAASNAFGWVLAFLKIPALVTDALLQISHNPTIIMLIITVLLLLLGAPMDMAPLILIMTPILLPVVTSLGMDPVHFGIVMMLNLGIGLLTPPVGTVLFIGCAIGKISIGQGARAMAPFAVVLLAVLLLLTYVPSLSMWLPNLMKH; this comes from the coding sequence ATGGACTCAACAATGATTGCAATTATTATTTTGGCTGTAAGCTTTCTTATTATGCTTGTTTTGCGGTTTCCGGTAGCGCTTTCTTTGGCGGGATCAACGATCTTAACTCTGATCTATTTGGAAGTGCCGCTAGAGGTTATCGGTCAAAGAATGATCCAAGGCGTCAATTCCTACGCGCTGTTAACCATTCCCTTCTTTATCCTTGCCGGTCAAATTATGGGTGAGGGCGGACTAGCTTTACGATTGGTCAATTTTGCTCTTCTCATTGTCGGCAGAATCAGGGGCGGACTGGCCATGGTGAACTGTGTAGCCTGCTTGTTCTTCGGTAATATCTCCGGATCAGCAGCAGCTGACGTATCCTCGATCGGCTCGATCATGATCCCTATGATGGAGAAGAAAGGGTACAGCAAGGAATTCTCCGTAGGCCTTACGACCTCCGCTGCGATTCAAGGCGTTGTCGTACCGCCAAGTCATAACTTGATTCTTTACTCGCTCGCAGCAGGCGGAACATCAATTAGCGCTTTGTTCCTTGCAGGCGTGATTCCCGGCATTATTCTCTGCGTTGCCTTGATGGTAGCAAGCTACTTTATGGCGATTAAAAAAGGCTTCACACAGACTCAAAAAGTAGATCGCAAAGATATTCCTAAAATTCTGTTCGATGGTATTCTTTCCATTATGCCTGCTTTTATTATTCTCGGCGGCATATTCTCCGGCTGGTTCACAGCTTCGGAATCAGGTGCGATCGCATGCTTATACGCTTTCATCATCACTTTCTTTTATTATAAGGAAATTCCTTTAAGCAGAATGTGGGTCATTTTCAAACGGACCCTGCGCACGGTTTCCATGGTACTGTTTTTGATAGCGGCTTCAAACGCTTTTGGCTGGGTACTCGCTTTCTTGAAGATCCCTGCACTCGTAACGGATGCTTTGCTGCAGATTTCACACAATCCAACCATCATTATGTTGATTATTACGGTATTGCTGCTTCTTCTTGGAGCACCGATGGACATGGCGCCGCTCATTCTGATCATGACGCCGATCCTGCTTCCTGTCGTTACATCGCTTGGGATGGATCCGGTTCACTTCGGCATCGTGATGATGCTTAACCTGGGAATTGGATTGCTTACGCCGCCCGTCGGAACCGTATTATTCATTGGCTGCGCGATCGGAAAAATATCGATCGGGCAAGGAGCCCGCGCTATGGCACCGTTTGCGGTTGTCCTGCTAGCAGTGCTTCTGCTGTTAACTTATGTGCCGTCACTATCCATGTGGCTGCCAAATTTAATGAAGCACTAA
- a CDS encoding TRAP transporter substrate-binding protein produces MKKLLTKRTATVVLGMTVSMSMLLSGCGAKNDGGTASGDKAAPAAAGKKYTFRLADTHPDNYPTVLGDKKFAEIVNQKSNGRIKIDVFPNSQLGEEKAVIEQVQLGAIEFTRVSTGPLAEFNKSYGVFSLPYIFDNEEHEWKFLEGDKGKELLDSLEASKLKGLAYYDSGARSFYAKKPLNSVDDLKGLKVRVIQNKINIELMEALGANASPMAYGEVFSALQTGVIDAAENNFPSYYTSNHYQVAKNIILDAHQRVPEVLMISKNQWDKLSDDDKKIIKDAAQESVKTEREEWTKFEKESEAKVKEGGATVVEVKDSKPWQDKVKPVIDKYREEYKDIFTAIDAARK; encoded by the coding sequence ATGAAAAAACTATTAACGAAGAGAACTGCGACAGTTGTATTGGGTATGACGGTTTCCATGAGCATGCTGTTGTCTGGCTGCGGCGCAAAAAATGATGGAGGTACTGCTTCAGGCGATAAGGCAGCCCCAGCTGCTGCGGGCAAGAAATATACATTCCGTTTGGCTGATACTCATCCGGACAACTATCCGACTGTACTTGGTGATAAGAAATTTGCCGAGATCGTCAATCAGAAATCAAATGGCCGTATCAAGATTGATGTATTCCCGAACTCCCAGCTGGGTGAAGAAAAGGCGGTTATCGAACAGGTTCAGCTCGGTGCCATCGAATTTACCCGCGTAAGTACAGGACCTCTTGCCGAATTTAATAAATCTTATGGTGTGTTCAGTCTGCCGTACATTTTTGATAATGAAGAGCATGAATGGAAATTCTTAGAGGGAGATAAGGGTAAGGAACTGCTCGACAGCCTCGAAGCCTCCAAGTTAAAAGGTCTTGCTTACTATGATTCAGGAGCCCGCAGCTTCTATGCTAAGAAGCCTCTCAATAGCGTTGACGACTTGAAAGGTTTAAAGGTACGTGTTATTCAGAACAAAATCAATATTGAGCTGATGGAAGCGCTTGGTGCTAATGCAAGCCCGATGGCATATGGCGAAGTATTTAGTGCATTGCAAACAGGGGTTATCGATGCCGCTGAAAATAACTTCCCAAGCTACTACACCTCCAACCACTATCAGGTGGCCAAAAATATTATCCTGGATGCGCACCAACGTGTTCCGGAAGTGCTCATGATCAGTAAAAATCAGTGGGATAAACTCAGCGATGACGATAAGAAAATTATCAAAGATGCTGCACAGGAATCTGTGAAGACTGAGCGTGAGGAATGGACGAAATTTGAGAAAGAATCTGAAGCAAAAGTCAAAGAAGGCGGCGCTACTGTCGTAGAGGTGAAGGATTCTAAGCCTTGGCAGGATAAAGTAAAACCGGTCATTGATAAATATCGTGAAGAATACAAGGATATCTTTACTGCTATTGACGCAGCTAGAAAATAA